In Rahnella aquatilis CIP 78.65 = ATCC 33071, one DNA window encodes the following:
- the thiS gene encoding sulfur carrier protein ThiS, with amino-acid sequence MNILVNDESHQFSQPLTLLNLLSLLALNPAGSALAVNQVIIPRDNWSAHLLEDGDEILLFQAIAGG; translated from the coding sequence ATGAACATTCTGGTCAATGATGAATCACATCAATTCAGTCAACCGCTCACGTTACTGAACCTGCTCAGTTTACTGGCGTTAAACCCTGCAGGCAGCGCGCTGGCGGTTAATCAGGTCATTATTCCCCGCGATAACTGGTCTGCTCATTTGCTGGAAGATGGTGATGAGATCCTGCTCTTTCAGGCGATAGCCGGAGGCTGA
- a CDS encoding thiazole synthase — translation MLKIADTTFTSHLFTGTGKFASPALMQQALEASGSQLVTMAMKRVDLRRGGDDILSPLQQLGVRLLPNTSGAKTAEEAIFAAQLAREALGTHWVKLEIHPDVKYLLPDAVETLKAAEILVKQGFVVLPYCSADPVLCKRLEEAGCAAVMPLGAPIGSNQGLQTREFLQIIIEQARIPVVIDAGIGAPSQAAEALEMGADAVLVNTAIAIAGDPVAMATAFRLAVQAGVIARQSGLGGRQQQASASSPLTGFLNTSQVLS, via the coding sequence ATGTTAAAAATTGCTGATACCACATTTACGTCGCACCTTTTTACCGGGACGGGAAAATTCGCCAGTCCGGCGTTAATGCAACAAGCGCTTGAAGCATCCGGCTCTCAGCTGGTGACCATGGCGATGAAACGCGTCGATCTGCGTCGCGGAGGTGATGATATTCTGTCCCCTCTGCAACAGCTCGGCGTCCGTTTACTGCCCAACACATCGGGTGCTAAAACAGCTGAGGAGGCCATATTTGCTGCACAGCTGGCAAGAGAAGCACTGGGAACCCACTGGGTGAAACTTGAAATTCATCCCGACGTAAAATATCTGCTTCCCGATGCCGTTGAAACCTTGAAAGCCGCAGAGATTCTGGTGAAGCAGGGATTTGTTGTTTTGCCATATTGCAGCGCGGATCCAGTGCTGTGTAAACGTCTGGAAGAAGCGGGCTGCGCCGCAGTGATGCCGCTGGGCGCGCCGATCGGTTCCAATCAGGGGCTGCAAACCCGTGAGTTTCTGCAAATCATCATCGAGCAGGCACGCATTCCGGTCGTTATTGATGCCGGTATTGGCGCGCCAAGCCAGGCCGCTGAAGCATTGGAAATGGGAGCCGATGCTGTGCTGGTCAATACGGCGATTGCCATCGCAGGCGATCCGGTCGCCATGGCGACAGCATTCCGGCTGGCGGTTCAGGCCGGTGTAATCGCCCGTCAAAGCGGCCTGGGCGGCAGACAGCAGCAAGCCAGCGCGTCCAGCCCGCTGACCGGTTTTCTCAATACCTCGCAGGTGTTGTCATGA
- a CDS encoding HesA/MoeB/ThiF family protein, with the protein MLNDAAFMRYSRQLMLEEFGPQAQEKLQAAKVLIVGLGGLGSPAALYLAAAGVGTLFLADDDQLHITNLQRQILYRTADLDQPKAALAKRELLRLNPLCEAVAITERLAGEALTRAVSGADIVLDCSDNMATRHAVNKACVDAGKTLISGSAVGFSGQLLVIEAPYAHGCYACLYPDQETVQRNCRTSGVLGPVVGTLGTLQALEALKILAGLPSVLSGKLRLFDGKTQNWRSLQLTRSSACVICGGYA; encoded by the coding sequence ATGCTTAACGATGCCGCTTTTATGCGCTACAGCCGTCAGCTGATGCTGGAGGAATTCGGTCCGCAGGCACAGGAAAAATTACAGGCGGCGAAAGTACTGATTGTCGGCCTTGGTGGTTTGGGTTCTCCCGCAGCCTTGTACCTGGCAGCAGCAGGCGTCGGCACGCTTTTTCTGGCCGATGACGATCAACTGCATATCACCAATCTTCAGCGACAAATTCTCTATCGCACAGCGGATCTCGATCAGCCCAAAGCCGCTCTGGCAAAGCGTGAACTGCTGCGCCTGAATCCGCTTTGCGAAGCCGTGGCAATCACGGAACGTCTGGCAGGCGAAGCGTTGACCCGTGCCGTATCGGGCGCCGATATCGTTTTAGATTGCAGCGATAACATGGCCACCCGGCATGCGGTTAATAAAGCTTGTGTGGATGCCGGTAAAACCTTGATCAGCGGCAGTGCCGTCGGATTCAGTGGGCAGCTTCTGGTTATCGAAGCCCCTTACGCTCACGGCTGTTATGCCTGTTTATATCCGGATCAGGAAACCGTGCAGCGCAACTGCCGCACATCCGGCGTACTCGGACCGGTGGTCGGTACCCTCGGTACATTGCAGGCACTGGAAGCACTGAAAATTCTGGCTGGCCTGCCTTCTGTGCTGAGCGGCAAATTACGTCTGTTCGACGGCAAAACGCAAAACTGGCGTTCACTGCAACTCACGCGTTCATCAGCCTGCGTCATCTGCGGAGGCTACGCATGA